A window of the Cystobacter fuscus genome harbors these coding sequences:
- a CDS encoding sugar porter family MFS transporter, which translates to MGHVREGAMAADGSVSKVVLISSVAALGGFLFGYDTSVINGAVGALASTFQASDTAIGLTVSSALIGSAVGAFAGGQLADRLGRIRVMVVASILFSVSTLGSGLAFGLVDLSLWRLVGGIAVGIASVIAPAYIAEIAPAHLRGRLGSLQQLAIVTGIFAALLVDYGIAAGAGSAENPYWFGLAAWRWMLLSELPVAMAYGVGALMIPESPRYLVARRDEARALTVLRTVLGRGAEAKMVEIRRTLSSEERGRFKDLRGRFGLLPIVWIGIGLSVFQQFVGINVIFYYSSVLWQAVGFSEKDSLVITVITSVTNIVTTFIAIATVDRFGRKPLLLIGSAGMMLTLGTMAFVFGSAPLDASGAPVLQGSAGTIALIAANLYVFCFGLSWGPVVWVLLGEMFNNRIRAQALALAGAAQWVANFVVSATFPSLRTAGLGLAYGLYTAAAVASLLFVVFFIRETKGKELEDM; encoded by the coding sequence ATGGGGCATGTGCGCGAAGGCGCGATGGCGGCGGATGGGTCCGTCTCCAAGGTGGTCTTGATCTCCTCGGTGGCCGCCCTGGGTGGCTTCCTGTTCGGCTACGACACGTCCGTCATCAATGGGGCCGTGGGGGCCCTGGCGTCCACCTTCCAGGCCAGTGACACCGCCATCGGCCTGACCGTGTCCTCGGCGCTGATCGGCTCGGCCGTGGGGGCGTTCGCGGGCGGTCAGCTGGCGGACCGTCTGGGACGCATCCGGGTGATGGTGGTGGCCTCCATCCTCTTCTCCGTGAGCACGCTGGGCTCGGGGCTCGCCTTCGGGCTCGTGGACTTGAGCCTGTGGCGCCTGGTGGGCGGCATCGCCGTGGGCATCGCCAGCGTCATCGCTCCCGCCTACATCGCGGAGATCGCTCCCGCCCATCTCCGGGGCCGGCTCGGCTCGCTGCAGCAGCTGGCGATCGTCACGGGCATCTTCGCCGCGCTGCTCGTCGACTACGGCATCGCCGCCGGGGCAGGCTCGGCGGAGAACCCCTACTGGTTCGGGCTGGCCGCGTGGCGCTGGATGCTCCTGTCCGAGCTGCCCGTCGCCATGGCCTATGGCGTGGGCGCCCTGATGATTCCCGAGTCCCCGCGCTACCTCGTCGCCAGGCGCGACGAGGCCAGGGCGCTCACCGTGCTACGCACCGTCCTGGGCCGCGGCGCCGAGGCGAAGATGGTGGAGATCCGCCGCACCCTCTCCTCGGAGGAGCGCGGCCGCTTCAAGGATCTGCGCGGACGCTTCGGCCTGCTGCCCATCGTCTGGATTGGCATCGGCCTGTCGGTCTTCCAGCAGTTCGTGGGCATCAACGTCATCTTCTACTACTCGAGCGTCCTCTGGCAGGCGGTGGGGTTCTCGGAGAAGGACTCGCTCGTCATCACCGTCATCACCAGCGTCACCAACATCGTCACCACGTTCATCGCCATCGCCACGGTGGATCGCTTCGGGCGCAAGCCCCTGCTCCTCATCGGCTCGGCGGGGATGATGCTGACGCTCGGGACGATGGCGTTCGTGTTCGGCTCGGCGCCGTTGGATGCCTCGGGCGCCCCCGTGCTCCAGGGCTCCGCGGGCACCATCGCCCTCATCGCCGCCAACCTCTACGTCTTCTGCTTCGGCCTGTCGTGGGGTCCCGTGGTGTGGGTGCTGCTCGGGGAGATGTTCAACAACCGCATCCGCGCCCAGGCCCTGGCGCTCGCCGGCGCCGCGCAGTGGGTCGCCAACTTCGTCGTCTCCGCCACCTTCCCCAGCCTGCGCACGGCGGGGTTGGGCCTCGCCTACGGCCTGTACACCGCGGCGGCGGTGGCCTCGCTGCTCTTCGTCGTCTTCTTCATCCGCGAGACCAAGGGCAAGGAGCTGGAGGACATGTGA
- the rpoZ gene encoding DNA-directed RNA polymerase subunit omega gives MARVTVEDCLPLVDNRFALVLLAAKRARQLMAGARPIIDISKNKPPVLSLREVATGRVKFDRDVREALTGKYSKEPKGA, from the coding sequence ATGGCTCGCGTCACAGTCGAAGACTGCCTCCCCCTGGTCGACAACCGCTTCGCGCTCGTGCTGCTGGCGGCCAAGCGCGCCCGTCAGCTCATGGCCGGCGCCCGCCCCATCATCGACATCTCCAAGAACAAGCCGCCCGTGCTCTCGCTGCGCGAGGTGGCCACCGGCCGGGTGAAGTTCGATCGCGACGTGCGCGAGGCCCTCACCGGCAAGTACTCCAAGGAGCCCAAGGGCGCCTAG
- a CDS encoding NUDIX hydrolase, whose translation MPREASAGGIVVREQAGELEVAVIRPHGRSLWALPKGHVDPGESAEQTATREVWEETGLRATLVAPLGEIRYVYQFRGQRIFKRVHFFLFRYHSGVLGDIQHAGQRVEVDEARWVPLVRVASLLGYKGEKAIAARAARMLLRAGSPLAVSGRPPEQGDD comes from the coding sequence ATGCCCCGAGAGGCCTCCGCCGGAGGAATCGTCGTTCGAGAACAGGCAGGAGAGCTGGAGGTGGCCGTCATCCGCCCCCATGGCCGCTCCCTGTGGGCGCTGCCCAAGGGACACGTGGACCCCGGGGAGTCCGCCGAGCAGACCGCGACGCGCGAGGTGTGGGAGGAGACGGGCCTGCGGGCCACGCTCGTCGCGCCGCTGGGGGAGATCCGCTACGTCTACCAGTTTCGCGGCCAGCGCATCTTCAAGCGCGTCCACTTCTTCCTCTTCCGCTATCACTCGGGCGTGCTCGGCGACATCCAGCACGCGGGACAACGGGTGGAGGTGGACGAGGCCCGCTGGGTACCGCTCGTGCGCGTGGCCTCGTTGCTGGGCTACAAGGGCGAGAAGGCCATCGCCGCGCGCGCGGCCCGGATGCTGCTGCGCGCGGGCAGCCCGCTCGCCGTCTCCGGACGACCGCCGGAGCAGGGCGATGACTAG
- the groES gene encoding co-chaperone GroES, whose translation MKIRPLQDRLIIKRVAEENKTKGGLFIPDTAKEKPLEGKVIAVGNGKVLEDGKVRAMDIKAGDTILFSKYAGTEIKLDGEEHLILREEDVLGVIEK comes from the coding sequence ATGAAGATTCGTCCCCTGCAGGATCGTCTGATCATCAAGCGCGTGGCCGAGGAGAACAAGACCAAGGGCGGTCTGTTCATCCCCGACACCGCCAAGGAGAAGCCGCTCGAGGGCAAGGTGATCGCCGTCGGCAATGGCAAGGTGCTGGAGGATGGCAAGGTGCGCGCCATGGACATCAAGGCCGGCGACACCATCCTGTTCAGCAAGTACGCGGGCACCGAGATCAAGCTCGACGGTGAGGAGCACCTCATCCTCCGTGAGGAGGATGTGCTCGGCGTGATCGAGAAGTAA
- the groL gene encoding chaperonin GroEL (60 kDa chaperone family; promotes refolding of misfolded polypeptides especially under stressful conditions; forms two stacked rings of heptamers to form a barrel-shaped 14mer; ends can be capped by GroES; misfolded proteins enter the barrel where they are refolded when GroES binds) has protein sequence MAKDIVFDVRAREAILRGVNILADAVKVTLGPKGRNVVIEKSFGSPTITKDGVTVAKEIELENKFENMGAQMVKEVASKTSDVAGDGTTTATVLAQAIFREGAKLVAAGHNPMDIKRGIDKAVAAITAELKNLAKPTKDKKEIAQVGTISANGDTTIGQIIADAMEKVGKEGVITVEEAKGLDTTLDVVEGMQFDRGYLSPYFVTDPERMEVVLNDPLILINEKKISSMKDMLPILEQVARSGKPLLIIAEDIEGEALATLVVNKIRGVLNVAAVKAPGFGDRRKAMLEDIATLTGGRMIAEDLGIKLETLQLTDLGRAKRVTIDKDNTTIVDGAGAQTEIEARVKQIRAQIEETSSDYDREKLQERLAKLVGGVAVINVGAATETEMKEKKARVEDALNATRAAVEEGVVPGGGVALLRCSKVLDGVKVDAGEKFGVDIIRRAVEEPLRQIVANGGLEGSVIVNKVKEGTGSFGFNAATSTYEDLLAAGVIDPAKVSRTALQNAASVASLMLTTEAMVAERPKEEKDLPAGGAGGMGGMGGMGGMGGMGM, from the coding sequence ATGGCAAAAGACATTGTTTTCGACGTCCGCGCGCGCGAAGCCATCCTGCGCGGCGTGAACATCCTGGCCGACGCGGTCAAGGTCACCCTGGGGCCCAAGGGCCGCAACGTGGTGATCGAGAAGTCCTTCGGCTCCCCCACCATCACCAAGGACGGCGTGACGGTGGCCAAGGAGATCGAGCTGGAGAACAAGTTCGAGAACATGGGCGCCCAGATGGTCAAGGAGGTCGCCTCCAAGACCAGCGACGTGGCCGGTGACGGCACCACGACGGCGACCGTGCTGGCGCAGGCCATCTTCCGCGAGGGCGCGAAGCTGGTGGCCGCCGGGCACAACCCGATGGACATCAAGCGCGGCATCGACAAGGCCGTGGCGGCCATCACCGCCGAGCTGAAGAACCTGGCCAAGCCCACCAAGGACAAGAAGGAGATCGCCCAGGTTGGCACCATCTCCGCCAACGGCGACACCACCATCGGGCAGATCATCGCCGACGCGATGGAGAAGGTGGGCAAGGAGGGCGTCATCACGGTGGAGGAGGCCAAGGGCCTGGACACCACCCTGGACGTGGTCGAGGGCATGCAGTTCGACCGCGGCTACCTCTCCCCGTACTTCGTGACGGATCCGGAGCGCATGGAGGTCGTCCTCAACGACCCCCTCATCCTCATCAACGAGAAGAAGATCTCCTCGATGAAGGACATGCTCCCCATCCTCGAGCAGGTGGCCCGCTCGGGTAAGCCCCTGCTGATCATCGCCGAGGACATCGAGGGCGAGGCGCTGGCCACGCTCGTGGTGAACAAGATCCGCGGCGTGCTCAACGTGGCGGCGGTGAAGGCGCCGGGCTTCGGTGACCGCCGCAAGGCCATGCTCGAGGACATCGCCACCCTGACGGGCGGCCGGATGATCGCCGAGGACCTGGGCATCAAGCTGGAGACGCTGCAGCTGACCGACCTGGGCCGCGCCAAGCGCGTCACCATCGACAAGGACAACACCACCATCGTCGACGGTGCCGGTGCCCAGACGGAGATCGAGGCGCGCGTGAAGCAGATCCGCGCCCAGATCGAGGAGACCAGCAGCGACTACGATCGCGAGAAGCTCCAGGAGCGTCTGGCCAAGCTCGTGGGCGGCGTGGCCGTCATCAACGTGGGCGCCGCGACCGAGACCGAGATGAAGGAGAAGAAGGCTCGCGTGGAGGACGCCCTCAACGCGACCCGCGCGGCCGTCGAGGAGGGTGTGGTTCCTGGCGGCGGCGTGGCCCTGCTGCGCTGCTCCAAGGTGCTCGACGGCGTCAAGGTCGACGCCGGTGAGAAGTTCGGCGTGGACATCATCCGCCGCGCCGTCGAGGAGCCGCTGCGTCAGATCGTCGCCAACGGCGGCCTCGAGGGCAGCGTCATCGTCAACAAGGTCAAGGAAGGCACGGGCTCGTTCGGCTTCAACGCCGCCACGAGCACCTACGAGGACCTGCTGGCCGCGGGCGTGATCGACCCGGCCAAGGTGAGCCGCACCGCGCTGCAGAACGCGGCGTCGGTCGCCTCCCTGATGCTCACCACCGAGGCGATGGTGGCCGAGCGTCCGAAGGAGGAGAAGGACCTGCCCGCCGGCGGCGCCGGTGGCATGGGTGGTATGGGCGGCATGGGCGGCATGGGCGGCATGGGGATGTAA
- the grxC gene encoding glutaredoxin 3, producing the protein MQPVKIYTTTYCGYCVRAKDLLKRKGVAYEEVDVTGDDDMRSKLVEMSGGQRTVPQIFIGSTHVGGYTDLAQLDRDGKLDPMLQA; encoded by the coding sequence GTGCAACCCGTGAAGATCTACACCACCACCTACTGTGGCTACTGCGTCCGGGCGAAGGATCTCCTCAAGCGCAAGGGCGTCGCGTATGAGGAAGTGGACGTGACGGGTGACGACGACATGCGCTCGAAGCTGGTGGAGATGAGCGGCGGCCAGCGCACGGTGCCGCAGATCTTCATCGGCAGCACGCACGTCGGGGGCTACACCGACCTGGCCCAGCTGGACCGGGACGGCAAGCTGGACCCCATGCTCCAGGCCTGA
- a CDS encoding sigma 54-interacting transcriptional regulator: MIDDRAESTLTVQVGDSPPTRIQVRDWTVEVNSGPDKGKKVTTQDALLRVGSDPASDLVLSDQTVSRRHLELERSSQGILLRDLGSRNGTFLDGHRVIQVLLQHGDKVQLGKTKLVIKQESRATEVEVSGGADAFGSLVGTAEKTRVVFAQLRGIAREDMNLLLEGETGTGKELAARAVHQHSMRRHGPFKVVDCNLITEEKAERELFGGLRADEDKGAKGVFEASQGGTLFLDEVGELPLSLQPKLLRVLESREVPSINGAPIPVDVRVIASTHRNLEEDVRQGRFRADLYFRLAVARVRLPPLRTRREDIPVLTQSLLRGIKTSFELTPQTLALFEGYDWPGNVRELRNVLERGALMQETGNSSWLDFMAQNQRRPEGEQPTTSVAALVTNMPYHEAKDRVVADFERLYFAEVMRESNFDMKKAEQHTGLSMQSLYRLLKKNGLRLKDLKNAEGLDK; the protein is encoded by the coding sequence ATGATCGACGACAGAGCCGAGTCCACGTTGACCGTGCAGGTGGGAGACAGTCCGCCGACACGCATCCAGGTGCGTGACTGGACCGTCGAGGTCAACTCGGGGCCGGACAAGGGCAAGAAGGTCACCACCCAGGACGCGCTGCTGCGCGTGGGCTCCGACCCCGCGAGTGACCTGGTGCTCAGTGATCAGACGGTGAGCCGCCGCCACCTGGAACTGGAGCGCAGCTCGCAAGGCATCCTCCTGCGCGACCTGGGCAGCCGCAACGGCACCTTCCTGGATGGCCACCGGGTGATCCAGGTGCTGCTGCAGCACGGCGACAAGGTGCAGCTGGGCAAGACGAAGCTCGTCATCAAGCAGGAGTCGCGCGCCACCGAGGTGGAAGTCTCGGGCGGAGCGGACGCCTTCGGCTCGCTGGTGGGCACCGCGGAGAAGACGCGCGTCGTCTTCGCGCAGCTGCGCGGCATCGCCCGCGAGGACATGAACCTGCTGCTGGAGGGCGAGACGGGCACCGGCAAGGAGCTGGCCGCGCGCGCCGTGCACCAGCACTCCATGCGCCGCCACGGCCCCTTCAAGGTGGTGGACTGCAACCTCATCACCGAGGAGAAGGCCGAGCGCGAGCTGTTCGGCGGTCTGCGCGCCGACGAGGACAAGGGCGCCAAGGGCGTGTTCGAGGCCTCCCAGGGCGGCACCCTGTTCCTGGACGAGGTGGGCGAGCTGCCCCTGTCGCTCCAGCCCAAGCTGTTGCGCGTGCTCGAGTCGCGCGAGGTGCCCTCGATCAATGGGGCGCCGATTCCCGTGGACGTGCGCGTCATCGCCTCCACGCACCGCAACCTCGAGGAGGACGTGCGCCAGGGCCGCTTCCGGGCGGACCTCTACTTCCGCCTGGCCGTGGCGCGCGTGCGCCTGCCCCCGCTGCGCACCCGGCGCGAGGACATCCCCGTGCTGACCCAGTCGCTGCTGCGCGGCATCAAGACCTCCTTCGAGCTCACCCCCCAGACGCTCGCCCTCTTCGAGGGCTATGACTGGCCGGGCAACGTGCGCGAGCTGCGCAACGTGCTCGAGCGCGGCGCGCTCATGCAGGAAACGGGCAACTCGAGCTGGCTGGACTTCATGGCCCAGAACCAGCGCCGCCCCGAGGGCGAGCAGCCCACCACCAGCGTGGCCGCGCTGGTGACGAACATGCCCTACCACGAGGCCAAGGATCGCGTGGTGGCCGACTTCGAGCGCCTCTACTTCGCCGAGGTCATGCGCGAGTCCAACTTCGACATGAAGAAGGCCGAGCAACACACGGGCCTGTCCATGCAGAGCCTCTACCGATTGCTCAAGAAGAACGGTCTGCGCTTGAAGGATCTCAAGAACGCCGAGGGACTTGATAAATGA
- the smc gene encoding chromosome segregation protein SMC, which yields MRIKRLDITGFKSFMERSVFSFDEGVTGIVGPNGCGKSNVVDSIRWVMGEQSAKNLRGRGMEDVIFNGSESKPPLSMAEVSLTFHVDETDTLPAHLGGIPEVTVTRRLFRNGESEYLINKTTCRLLDITELFLGTGVGTRAYSIIEQGRVGLIVSSKPEDRRHLIEEAAGVTKYKSRRKAAERKLEATQANLLRVTDITNELERRLESLSRQAKKAEKYRKLKARMREIDLHSASHRFLALHAEAKQLQEKLGGVVGEEREGLEKMREQEAAIAERRAGLEAETQALQKLSAEVHALESAVQRADQDLAYWQKDLEETSARVAQSEVDLQALKARQAELAETMSSREAELSNIAGSWKEDEVAMRVAQEELRRAGQLQAEIGLRLEQERAALVTVASRLANHESNLVNLARQKADLEARRARNRAEADGLREQEKQLEDARQSVARQVEDRRHLSIEIAERRGQEEEALRRTRQAFTENEVQVIGLREELSDKRTRLASLEALQKDYEGFDKGVRAVMVRAGEEARTQGIFGLVADVLSTTPRYERAVEAVLGERLQHVVVESRAKGVELVEYLKDAAEGRGSFLPVPPPERLPPEIQPDRSRPGVLARALDEVTCEPALLPVVRLLLGDVIIVEDLASARAYAEAEREVCTLVTLDGEVFRADGTITGGEREGAAVGALQKKREIAELAIEVARVEERYNEILTRHYTLQKQMGDTEDVLKGLSRNQHAEELSLASQEKDLHKASEDLARVRDRIRAVDAEETQLAHMYEGLAHEEENSRGEVAHGQTDREAREERVKQLLGELESLKQRADAATGQLTSLKVKVAAGGERGDAARKELESLLAQREEMASRVRKLESTVREGASRVEDFNRRIGETEALRAEKAEALRGATEGLEGRRAAHATATGEVRDQEAALRELRTKLDGLTQGLSQMTLREREISLELEHLVSGVRERHAVELPDEVHHYHLLPSLSEEAEQELKELRAQVEKMGEINLTAIDEHEELTQRSAFLLAQKKDLSESMEKLQEAIRRIDASSRERFKQTFDIVNEKFQAIFPRLFGGGRASLVLTQEGQGTEPGVEIVAQPPGKKLQSMNLLSGGEKALTAVALIFAIFLIKPTPFCLLDEVDAPLDEGNVGRYNDMVKEMSKQSQFILITHNKRTMEVADTLYGVTMEEPGISKLVSVRLREATAANDNTSVA from the coding sequence ATGCGAATCAAGCGCCTGGACATCACCGGCTTCAAGTCGTTCATGGAGCGCAGCGTCTTCTCGTTCGATGAGGGCGTCACGGGCATCGTCGGCCCCAACGGCTGCGGCAAGTCGAACGTGGTGGACTCCATCCGCTGGGTGATGGGCGAGCAGAGCGCCAAGAACCTGCGCGGCCGCGGCATGGAGGACGTCATCTTCAACGGCTCGGAGTCCAAGCCGCCCCTGTCCATGGCCGAGGTGTCGCTCACCTTCCACGTGGACGAGACGGACACGCTGCCCGCGCACCTGGGTGGCATCCCCGAGGTGACCGTCACCCGCCGGCTCTTCCGCAACGGCGAGTCCGAGTACCTCATCAACAAGACGACCTGCCGCCTGCTGGACATCACCGAGTTGTTCCTCGGCACCGGCGTGGGCACGCGCGCCTACTCCATCATCGAGCAGGGCCGCGTGGGCCTCATCGTCTCCAGCAAGCCCGAGGACAGGCGCCACCTGATTGAAGAGGCCGCGGGCGTCACCAAGTACAAGTCGCGCCGCAAGGCCGCCGAGCGCAAGCTGGAGGCCACCCAGGCCAACCTGCTGCGCGTCACCGACATCACCAACGAGCTGGAGCGCCGCCTGGAGAGCCTGTCGCGCCAGGCGAAGAAGGCCGAGAAGTACCGCAAGCTCAAGGCGCGCATGCGCGAGATCGATCTGCACTCCGCCTCGCACCGCTTCCTGGCGCTGCACGCCGAGGCCAAGCAGCTTCAGGAGAAGCTGGGCGGCGTGGTGGGCGAGGAGCGCGAGGGCCTGGAGAAGATGCGCGAGCAGGAGGCGGCCATCGCCGAGCGTCGCGCGGGGCTCGAGGCGGAGACCCAGGCGTTGCAGAAGCTGTCGGCCGAGGTGCACGCCCTGGAGAGCGCCGTGCAGCGCGCGGACCAGGACCTGGCCTACTGGCAGAAGGACCTGGAGGAGACGAGCGCCCGGGTGGCCCAGTCCGAGGTGGATCTCCAGGCGCTCAAGGCCCGGCAGGCCGAGCTGGCCGAGACCATGAGCTCGCGCGAGGCGGAGCTCAGCAACATCGCCGGCTCGTGGAAGGAGGACGAGGTGGCCATGCGGGTGGCGCAGGAGGAGCTGCGCCGGGCGGGCCAGTTGCAGGCGGAGATCGGCCTGCGGCTGGAGCAGGAGCGCGCCGCGCTCGTCACCGTGGCCAGCCGCCTGGCCAACCACGAGAGCAACCTCGTCAACCTCGCCCGCCAGAAGGCGGACCTGGAGGCCCGCCGCGCGCGCAACCGCGCCGAGGCGGATGGCTTGCGCGAGCAGGAGAAGCAGCTCGAGGACGCGCGCCAGTCAGTGGCCCGCCAGGTGGAGGATCGCCGCCACCTGTCGATCGAGATCGCCGAGCGCAGGGGCCAGGAGGAGGAGGCGCTGCGCCGCACCCGCCAGGCGTTCACGGAGAACGAGGTCCAGGTCATCGGCCTGCGCGAGGAGCTGAGCGACAAGCGCACCCGGCTCGCCTCTCTGGAGGCGCTGCAGAAGGACTACGAGGGCTTCGACAAGGGTGTGCGCGCGGTGATGGTGCGCGCGGGCGAGGAGGCACGCACCCAGGGCATCTTCGGCCTGGTGGCGGACGTGCTCTCCACCACGCCGCGCTACGAGCGCGCGGTGGAGGCGGTGCTCGGCGAGCGGTTGCAGCACGTCGTCGTGGAGAGCCGCGCCAAGGGCGTGGAGTTGGTGGAGTACCTCAAGGACGCCGCCGAGGGCCGGGGCAGCTTCCTGCCCGTGCCGCCCCCCGAGCGGCTCCCTCCCGAGATCCAACCGGACCGCTCCCGCCCGGGCGTGCTCGCGCGCGCCCTGGACGAGGTGACGTGTGAGCCGGCGCTGCTGCCCGTGGTGCGGCTGCTGCTCGGGGACGTGATCATCGTGGAGGACCTGGCGAGCGCGCGCGCCTACGCGGAGGCCGAGCGCGAGGTGTGCACGCTCGTCACCCTGGACGGCGAGGTGTTCCGCGCGGACGGCACCATCACCGGTGGCGAGCGCGAGGGCGCCGCAGTGGGGGCCCTGCAGAAGAAGCGGGAGATCGCCGAGCTGGCCATCGAGGTGGCCCGGGTGGAGGAGCGCTACAACGAGATCCTCACCCGGCACTACACCCTGCAGAAGCAGATGGGGGACACGGAGGACGTGCTCAAGGGGCTCTCGCGCAACCAGCACGCCGAGGAGCTGAGCCTGGCCAGCCAGGAGAAGGATCTCCACAAGGCGAGCGAGGACCTGGCGCGGGTGCGCGATCGGATCCGCGCCGTGGACGCCGAGGAGACCCAGCTCGCGCACATGTACGAGGGCCTGGCGCACGAGGAGGAGAACAGCCGGGGCGAGGTGGCGCACGGCCAGACGGACCGCGAGGCGCGTGAGGAGCGCGTGAAGCAGTTGCTGGGCGAGCTGGAGTCGCTCAAGCAGCGCGCGGACGCGGCCACCGGACAGCTCACCAGCCTCAAGGTGAAGGTGGCCGCGGGCGGCGAGCGGGGCGATGCGGCGCGCAAGGAGCTGGAGAGCCTGCTCGCCCAGCGCGAGGAGATGGCCAGCCGGGTGCGCAAGCTGGAGTCCACGGTGCGTGAGGGCGCCTCGCGCGTGGAGGACTTCAACCGCCGCATCGGCGAGACGGAAGCCCTGCGCGCCGAGAAGGCCGAGGCGCTGCGCGGCGCTACGGAGGGACTCGAGGGCCGGCGCGCGGCCCATGCCACGGCCACCGGCGAGGTGCGGGACCAGGAGGCGGCGCTGCGCGAGCTGCGCACGAAGCTGGATGGGCTCACCCAGGGCCTGTCGCAGATGACGCTGCGCGAGCGGGAGATCTCCCTGGAGCTGGAGCACCTGGTGTCGGGGGTGCGCGAGCGCCACGCGGTGGAGCTGCCCGACGAGGTGCACCACTACCACCTGCTGCCCTCGCTGAGCGAGGAGGCGGAGCAGGAGCTCAAGGAGCTGCGCGCCCAGGTGGAGAAGATGGGGGAGATCAACCTCACCGCCATCGACGAGCACGAGGAGCTCACCCAGCGCTCGGCGTTCCTGCTCGCGCAGAAGAAGGACCTGAGCGAGTCGATGGAGAAGCTGCAGGAGGCCATCCGGCGCATCGACGCGTCGAGCCGGGAGCGCTTCAAGCAGACGTTCGACATCGTCAACGAGAAGTTCCAGGCCATCTTCCCGCGGCTGTTCGGCGGAGGCCGGGCGAGCCTGGTGCTCACCCAGGAAGGGCAGGGGACGGAGCCCGGCGTGGAGATCGTCGCCCAGCCGCCCGGCAAGAAGCTGCAGAGCATGAACCTCTTGTCCGGCGGCGAGAAGGCGCTCACGGCCGTGGCGCTCATCTTCGCCATCTTCCTCATCAAGCCCACGCCCTTCTGCCTCCTGGACGAGGTCGACGCCCCGTTGGATGAGGGCAACGTGGGCCGCTACAACGACATGGTGAAGGAGATGAGCAAGCAGTCGCAGTTCATCCTCATCACCCACAACAAGCGCACCATGGAAGTGGCCGACACCCTCTACGGCGTCACCATGGAGGAGCCCGGCATTTCCAAGCTGGTGAGCGTGCGGCTGCGCGAGGCCACCGCGGCCAACGACAACACCAGCGTGGCCTGA